One stretch of Patagioenas fasciata isolate bPatFas1 chromosome 9, bPatFas1.hap1, whole genome shotgun sequence DNA includes these proteins:
- the CLRN1 gene encoding clarin-1, producing the protein MPAQQKKIIFCVAGVLSFACALGTAAAVGTQLWVTGTILCQTGALLVNATGQELDKFIGKIQYGLLSGERVRQCGLGGRPLQFSFFPDLLKIIPASIHVSVILFCTVLIVFALVGAGFFMFNAFGSPYETLHGPVGLYLWSFISCEFLSRFCAVTVLLHRDSTRHCAKGCCGCLIMILFSSEVKIHHLSEKIANFKEGSFTFKTHSEQFADSFWVVLVCSLVQFLNAVLIRLAGFEFPFSKAKDSGTTTGAVDLMY; encoded by the exons ATGCCAGCCCAGCAGAAGAAAATCATCTTCTGCGTAGCGGGGGTGCTGAGCTTCGCCTGCGCGCTGGGGACGGCGGCGGCCGTGGGGACACAGCTCTGGGTGACGGGGACCATCCTGTGCCAGACGGGAGCTCTGCTGGTCAACGCCACCGGCCAGGAGCTGGACAAGTTCATCGGCAAGATCCAGTACGGGCTGCTCTCCGGCGAGCGCGTGAGGCAGTGCGGGCTCGGGGGGAGACCTCTCCAGTTCTCAT tttttccagATTTGCTCAAAATTATCCCTGCAAGTATCCATGTCAGTGTCATTCTGTTCTGCACAGTCCTGATTGTCTTTGCTCTGGTGGGAGCGGGTTTCTTCATGTTCAACGCCTTTGGCAGCCCTTACGAGACCCTGCACGGCCCCGTCGGGTTGTACCTCTGGAGCTTCATCTCCTGTGAGTTCCTGTCCCGGTTTTGCGCGGTGACGGTGCTGCTGCACCGGGACAGCACCCGGC ACTGTGCTAAGG gcTGCTGTGGTTGCCTCATCATGATTCTCTTCTCTTCGGAGGTGAAGATCCATCACCTTTCAGAGAAAATCGCCAACTTCAAAGAGGGAAGTTTTACATTCAAGACTCACAGTGAGCAGTTTGCAGACTCTTTCTGGGTCGTCCTGGTGTGCTCGCTGGTGCAATTCCTGAACGCCGTGCTGATACGGCTTGCGGGGTTTGAATTTCCCTTCTCAAAAGCAAAAGACTCGGGGACAACCACTGGGGCAGTTGACCTGATGTATTAG